From Zingiber officinale cultivar Zhangliang chromosome 5B, Zo_v1.1, whole genome shotgun sequence, the proteins below share one genomic window:
- the LOC121986700 gene encoding F-box protein At2g05970-like: protein MSPSWSEIPTDLLYSILSKLSTPDLFRSAAVCSHWSAVVDKLRRSPGDQRPQMPWLVPEEQFLIDGDCNYQNNYNFFSLSEGRVYDIPSPATRFLKTVAGSSHGWLITVRKVSVQLLNPITQVHINLPSTPTVGGRNVEAFKAVLSSDPSRGGDYSVVFVFYSRSMRKEFLFFVNAGDEEWKMINGGGYHYDDIAFHKGKLYAVTRSEEHAEVMVVAYDLITMDSTPTWTPVVALPDIILVFDVVSYFLCTSSDDLLLTRIMTKISERYINRRDFWNVKKSEYYINMVEILKVDTEEGVIIKMNNLGKYTLFLSAASSLCIDTSSLPDLRSNYIYVSNDLCEIGYRDNLVYSMEDETFISLSLPPLSSPRRRQSVFSSTKLQRPALVWFAPSIALHADPM from the coding sequence GCTCACATTGGTCCGCCGTAGTCGATAAGCTCCGCCGCAGCCCCGGTGATCAACGTCCTCAGATGCCATGGCTTGTGCCGGAAGAGCAATTCCTTATAGACGGAGATTGTAACTATCAAAACAACTACAACTTCTTCAGCTTATCGGAGGGCCGCGTGTATGATATCCCAAGCCCCGCCACTCGCTTTCTCAAGACTGTCGCCGGATCTTCTCATGGCTGGCTCATAACCGTCCGCAAGGTTAGTGTGCAGCTCCTGAACCCTATCACCCAGGTGCACATCAACCTTCCTTCGACCCCCACCGTGGGCGGCCGCAATGTGGAGGCCTTTAAGGCGGTGCTGTCCTCAGATCCCTCCCGAGGTGGAGATTACAGCGTCGTCTTTGTATTCTACAGCCGTTCTATGCGGAAAGAGTTTTTGTTCTTTGTTAATGCAGGAGATGAGGAGTGGAAGATGATAAACGGAGGTGGTTATCACTATGACGACATAGCCTTTCACAAGGGCAAGCTCTATGCGGTGACACGGTCTGAAGAACATGCGGAAGTGATGGTAGTGGCGTATGATCTCATCACGATGGATTCGACTCCGACATGGACGCCGGTGGTAGCTCTGCCAGACATCATTTTGGTTTTTGACGTCGTCTCGTACTTTCTCTGCACGTCTTCGGATGATCTACTCCTCACACGGATCATGACGAAAATATCAGAACGTTATATTAACAGACGGGACTTTTGGAATGTGAAAAAATCAGAATATTATATTAACATGGTGGAGATTTTGAAAGTCGATACAGAGGAAGGCGTTatcatcaaaatgaataatttggGGAAGTATACTCTTTTCTTGAGCGCAGCTTCTTCTCTTTGCATTGATACTTCTTCATTGCCGGATTTGAGGTCGAATTACATTTATGTCTCGAATGACTTGTGTGAGATTGGCTACCGTGATAACTTGGTTTACAGCATGGAGGACGAAACCTTCATCTCCTTGAGTTTGCCTCCGTTATCATCTCCAAGGCGGCGGCAGTCAGTATTTTCATCTACAAAGCTGCAGCGGCCAGCCCTAGTTTGGTTTGCACCCAGTATTGCATTGCATGCTGATCCAATGTAA